A window from Mya arenaria isolate MELC-2E11 chromosome 9, ASM2691426v1 encodes these proteins:
- the LOC128245990 gene encoding uncharacterized protein CXorf38 homolog → MASYRESLKTKEAQNWVKAALALNITKDGLQDFLEDGLTCVHQDIYSTVRTSKGLPSGAACVHCFTENVLKCPTRGICTSTRNCRFHNYPQKLYAPCPNGICEGVRDEIVQHHRFSGPSWKNTNADKWSTIPWEIGKCFLPPDGYKTMSSIKDSDFNGVISVMINCKVFQNKLSFNVATQPNLLTEVNILITL, encoded by the coding sequence ATGGCCTCTTATAGAGAATCATTAAAGACGAAGGAAGCCCAGAACTGGGTAAAGGCCGCCCTCGCCCTCAACATCACCAAGGACGGATTGCAAGATTTTCTGGAGGACGGACTGACATGCGTTCACCAGGACATCTATAGCACCGTTAGAACATCCAAGGGTCTTCCATCCGGGGCAGCATGTGTACATTGTTTCACAGAAAACGTGTTGAAGTGCCCAACTCGTGGGATATGCACCAGTACTAGAAACTGTAGATTTCATAACTATCCTCAAAAACTGTATGCTCCTTGTCCAAATGGGATTTGTGAAGGCGTCCGTGATGAAATAGTTCAACATCACAGGTTTTCGGGACCATCATGGAAGAATACGAATGCTGACAAATGGAGCACCATTCCCTGGGAGATAGGCAAGTGTTTCTTGCCTCCTGATGGCTACAAGACCATGTCCTCCATCAAAGACAGTGACTTTAACGGAGTGATCAGCGTCATGATAAATTGCAAGGTTTTCCAGAACAAACTGTCGTTTAACGTTGCGACACAGCCCAACTTATTAACAGAGGTAAACATATTAATCACACTATGA